The Oncorhynchus masou masou isolate Uvic2021 chromosome 13, UVic_Omas_1.1, whole genome shotgun sequence genomic interval GTGGACAGGAAAATAATTTCATCTGAAACACTATGTATCGTTATGCCAAGAATCCATGGGAATAGCTCACATATCCATCCATTGTCTCCAtattgtatagtgtatatagcAGGTTGATTTGTTTTCTATTACATCACTAGAACTAATGTAACATTTGGAGCCCACTTTAGTAACCCCAGGAGTTGGTTTGATTGATGTAACATGGACACATTACAGCCTACTGTTCTATGTCCCATCAGAGTGCTGAAATGATCACTGTTATTTGTCTTCTGGTTGTGCTCTTCAATAAAGAAAGACGGAAACTGATCCACAGTATCCTCCACACAGTCCCTGTTCCACTAACTGTCACTAAGCATCAAAGATCCAACCCCACCTAAACTATTTATAGTAGGCAATACTTTTGTTTTTGTGATAATCACTGTCCAAGTCAATGGAATAACCTCAGGTGCAGTAATGGAATATATGGTAAGACCCCCCATTGGAACTGAAAGTATATAACAGTTCTTTGTAAATCTGAATCAAGACTACTTTGGTCTCTGTGTAACTGATGTAATTGTGAACAGTATGCTAATGAAACTAGTTGAGCTTGGCATGGTGATGTAGACATTCATCACTGGCAGAGCAGCAGAGGGAAACAGGCCTGTTCCCTTCCATTGTGAGCCAGGCAGCAGGAGAATGTGGACAAAGTCCAAGTGTAGGGTTAGCTCCAGCTTTGTCTGCTGATTCAGGTTTTTCCATCATGGGATAAAGAGGAGCTGAGCTGGGTGGCTTGGCTGGCTGCAGTGGCTAAAGGCACTGAGCAAAGAATATCAGAACTTACCAAAGGGCGTTAAGGGCGCAAATTATAGTATTGACATCAGTATACCAAAAGTATCTTAGGTTTAGATTCTGTATACTtgtgtcagcctctctgtccacAATGAGGTCTGTTTGTCCAAACACAGTTTCACCTCTCCTTATTCTTTGACTTTGACATTGAGGTCACATAGCTTTCCTTTACTGAACACAGACATTTCCCTGCCAGTCCCAGCCTGAACCTGACACTGATCAATACATGGTGTTGAATGATGCTGATTGATCAGGCCTGCTGGGATACAGTCTGGGTGTCTGATTCCAGTTTTGGGCCTATTCCTGGTTTGTACAGTGCCTTTAGACATGGCGATTGGAACTGAAGATATCTCATTTGGACTCATTGCACCAAtggacatatttccaccggtctaatggccattgctcgtgtttcttggcccaagcaagtctcttcttcttattggtgtccgttGGTAGCGGTTTCTTTGCAGCGATTCGACCACAAAGGCCTgaatcctctgaacagttgatgttgagatgtgtctgttacttgaactctgtgaagcatttatttgggctgcaatctgagatgcagttaactctaatgattttatcctctgcagcagaggtaactctgggtcttcctttcctgttgcggtcttcattagagccagtttcatcatagcgcttcatggtttttgtgacttaacttgaagaaactttctaagttcttgaaattttccacattgactgactttcatgtctttaaagtaatgatgggactgtcatttctctctgcttattcaagctgttcttgacataatatggacttgatcatttaccaaatagggttatcttctgtataccacccctaccttgtcacaacacaattgattggctcaaactcattaagaaggaaaaaaataaaaaattccacaaatgaacttttaacaagggacacccattaattgaaatgcattccaggtgactacctcatgaatgccaagactgtgcaaagctgtcatcaaggcaaagaatctcaaatataaaatatatttagattagttcaacactttttggttactacatgattccatgtgtcatttTATCATTTGggtgtcttcattattattctacgatgtagaaaatagtaaatcaataaaaaccattgaatgagtagctgtgtccaaacttttgactggtactgtacatgtcacAGTCACATCAAATAGTCAACTAGTAGaacttcaatctacacacaggaCTAAAAGGTTGCACTGGCCCTTTAAACCACACAGCAAATATAGGCTTTTCAGTCGCAGGAAGGAGAGGCGATTGATTGTAGGCTACGGTAAGAGAGCTGCTCTTGTGACCAACACACAAAGGGATATCGAAAATCGCAACTATGGGCGTCAAATTATATTATACCACTGTTACTGCATCCAGAGAGGTGAGATGAAACGGAGATTATTGATGCATTGTATTCTTGCAGGTGGATACATTTCTTATAGAGACCCTTTATGGACCAGTCTGACAGACACACCCAACGGAAAGCCCTGTCAACGATCCATCTCAGGATCTGATCAGCATACAATGCGAATTAGGTCAATATTGTAATTGTTTGAATATGTGGAGTTATTGATAATTCAGTCCACCATACAGTCGATCGCAAGGTTTTTGAAGAACGGGTTTATTTGGAGATTATCAAAACGCACCAGGAAATGCAAACTCAACCCGAAAATGAGGACGGAAGTCATATTGTTCAGTTTCTCAGTTTTATTTCCTTTATCAGTCTGCTTTAGGCAGTAGATCTCACGGGCCTATTAGAATAATGGGGACATATAGTTTTCGCATTCTTCAACCTACCTGATATAATCGATGCTGGTCTAGACAAATGCAACTGGGTTACTTGTCAACGATTGCGATCGTACATGCCTACCTACCTGTACGGTGGACGTGAACTATTTATTATGCTGTCTAAAAGCATTATAAACACACACGCGTTTTGCTTTTAATGGAATTAGTAACATTGATACAAATGTTGCAGCGTACTTCCCGAGAGTTTGCATTCGCTTACGCCTGGACACAATCAATGTATGCAAATAATCGCGGTGAAACATCTGGTGTCGATTATAGGGGGATTCGTTTTTCGGTGGGCTCTGCGTTATACTGCCAAGTTAGACATCGGGTCATATAATTAAGGATATTTTTGAATTGAAGACTTTGAAAATGTTTAGCCATGGGCTATGTAATTTCACCTCTACTAAAAAGCAAGGGATTGAGTCATTCCGTGTGTCCCAAGCCTTCCTGTTTTCTAGAGTACATTTGAATCTGCTTTAAGTAGTGCGCGTTGGTGTGTCTTGCTCATTGAATGCCCGGCTGCAGTTGGTGGGTGACCTAGGCGTGGTTACACATAGCAAACACACCCTCCCAACTTCCACAACCAGACCCAACAAGATAGCGTTGCACAATTTAATAATCAACTACACATTAGATAAGCTCTCTAGCGTTTATAGGCAAGGTAGACTGTCTACTAGGCCGTTTTGTCTCAAGTGGTAATGCTACCCATCTATCTCTCTTTAACCACAGACTGTAAACAAAACAGATCTGACTGTTTGGTCCCTGGTACTACTAGTAAAGCTTGAAGCCTTTTCACACTATGGAACCAACCCAAACTTTCATATTGTACTTTTCAGCACTATGtggaatatacactgctcaaaaaatgaagggaacacttaaacaacacaatgtaactccaagtcaatcacacttctgtgaaatcaaactgtccacttaggatgcaacactgattgacaatacatttcacatgctgttgtgcaaatggaatagacgacaacaggtggaaattatgggcaattagcaagacacccccaataaaggagtggttctacagGTGGTGACCAcggaccacttctcagttcctatgcttcctggctgatgttttggtcacttttgaatgctggtggtgctttcactctagtggtagcatgagactacaaggagtctacaacccacataaGTGGCTCAgttagtgcagctcatccaggatggcacatcaatgcgagctgtggcaagaaggtttgctgtgtctgtcagcgtagtgtccagagcatggaggcgctaccaggagacaggccagtacatcaggagacgtggaggaggccgtaggagggcaacaacccagcagcaggaccgctacctccgcctttgtgcaaggaggagcaggaggagcactgccagagccctgcaaaatgacctccagcaggccacaaatgtgcatgtgtctgctcaaatgatcagaaacagactccacgagggtggtatgagggccactggcgtcctgtgctcttcacagatgaaagcacgttcacactgagcacatgtgacagagtctggagacgccgtggagaacgttctgctgcctgcaacatcctccagcatgaccggtttgacggtgggtcagtcatggtgtggggtggcatttcttggggggccgcacagccctccatgtgctcgccagaggtagcctgactgccattaggtaccgagatgagatcctcagaccccttgtgagactatatgctggtgcggttggccctgggttcctcctaatgcaagacaatgctagacctcatgtggctggagtgtgtcagcagttcctgcaagaggaaggcattgatgctatggactggcccgcctgttcctCAGAcgtgaatccaattgagcacatctgggacatcatgtctcgctccatccaccaacgccatgttgcaccacagactgtctgggggacatcaggagcatgcccaggcattgtagggaggtcatacaggcacgtggaggccacacacacactactgagcctcattttgacttgttttaaggacattacatcaaagttggatcagcctgtagtgtagttttccactttaattttgagtgtgaatCCAAATCCAGACcaatgggttgatacatttgatttccattgatcatttttgtgagaattttttgtcagcacattcaactatgtaaagaaaaaagcatttaataagaatatttcattcattcagatctagaatgtgttattttagtgttccctttatttttttgagcagtgtataatgagGACAGTGCAGTACCGCTAGGCTCAGTTAAACCAGGCccggctcagtagtgtgaaaacgGTCATGGATCCCTGACCCTGAACTgaccctttcctctccccctccaggtGAAATCTCAGCAAGCGGAGGTGATGAGGATCCTGGAGAGTAAGAGTATCCAGTACGAGCTGATTGACATCTCAGTGGGCGGAGAGGTCAGGGATGAGATGAGAAGCAAGGCGGGGAACCCCACGGCTGTCCCGCCACAGATCTTCAATGAGGACCAGTACTGTGGGGTAAGGATTTGTGAGAtcagacaaacacacaaccaCATCACTGTCAAACGGTATGAAGATAGTGAGTATAGACAAAGGTTTTAACTTAGATGACATAAGCATGTTATGAcccctttttttaaatataatatcTTCTACTCTGTTTGGTCTCTTTCCTCCAGAACTATGACATGTTTTCAGACGCAGTGGAGGAGGACAAAGTGGAACAATTTCTGAAGATGGCGTGATGAGGAAGAGTTGTGTGTCGTCTTCCCCCCCCCAAGGCAGGCCCGTTGACTAACCCCCTGCCCCGCTGGCGGTGCTCACCCTCTTTTGTCTCAATGCAGTGATGAATGCCAAATACAACCAACCAATCAAGACACACACCTGTTCCCACCCTGCTGGACTCTTACCTAACCACTGTTAAttgaattgttttttttatacGGGCACTTATGCTCTCTCTGCTTTCTTCGTCATTGTTTCCCTTTGTGGTCCTTCCTGGTcaggacctgggttcaaatacttttaAATAATTTCAAGTACTAAAGTCGTGTTTGATTTAAGCTTTCCTGTTGCAATTGAACCAATAGAAAAGGCTAAAAAGGCCAAACCCCACCCACCTGGCACTCCATGCAGACTAAAGCAAATGCTCATAGATTTGGAatggtatttgaacccaggtctgcctgGTCCAACGTGTTCATGTCACTAATCAGTCTTAGTCTGCTTTGTGGGATCAGTGGAACTGCCCAATCTAGATGTGTGGTAATTAGGTCAGGTAATCTGGGCTGCCAACACGTGATTAATGAACATCCACTAATCCAGAGGCTAACATTTACCAGGAATCTATGTTCATGATCGTTCCCTTGCCCAAGAGGAGAATTGtacttgttttttttctttcaccGATTGGTCTTTAAAACCGTCACCgcagatatttttcagagctgatctgattggtctaaATGCAGCCCATGATGAAAATAGGGGGGCAATTTCAGACCAAACAATGCTTGGTTATTATCACTTAATCTTATTTACAGTGTTTGTCATTCTTTTTTTTCTTATCTGGCCTTCTTGACTCACATGATGTTCATTTCGACAGACGGAAGCCATTTTGAAACATACTTGGGCCTACTGTAGGTGACTGTAGTCTGGAGAATGAGGAAGCCAACAATCACAGAACCTTAAAGAAATGTGAAttgtggtagagagagaataAGTTAATTGGATTCTACTTTGGTCCAAAACATTTCAATGCTTAGCAGACTAATGGTGTCTATGGTCCATGCTGGAAAAGTGACTCCACTGTGGAAAGTTGTACAGTAGATGGTTAAAACAGACAGCATTCCATAGTGTTGAACTTGGTGCCAATAAATGTGTTTTCCTGATGGATACAGTCAGCTTTGGCCTCCCAATATAGTCTTATTTTACTCTGTTAATGCATTCCAAAGAGAATGGCCTGATCCTCAATCACTGCTCTTCCAGAAATAGACATGTTATGGGACATTGTTGCAAAACTATGTTACACTGTTACTGGCACTACAACTGTACATCCTTACTATAAGAGAGCTGAGCTTGAGTACTAGAACCCCTGAATTTACAATCTGTTGACTGTTTTGGACCTTCAGTCCTGATCTAGCTGTGAAGTCCCATCTCGATCCAGCTTGAAGATGCAATCGATAACTATGCACTTAACTCTGCCTCATACTCCCACTGTTGTACTGACTCTTGGCTACTGAGTGGGAAAACATGTTTCAGACTGAACTGACTCATTCTCAGCCTTAGATAAAACTCACTCACCACATGAGGACGTTGAAGGCCTTACTTTTATTGCTTCAGGTGTCTACTACTCTGCTGGGTTTTCTTCCATGGGATGTTGTGAAAAACGTATGTGCCGTTTCATGTGTAGAGTCTCACATATTGTTCAtccttgtaaaaaaatatatatatttaaaaaaagttttaGAAAAATATTGCCCCTCTCAATGTAATCCCTGTATTTGAGTATACCTATCACTATAACCCTTGGTTCCACACAGGAACAGGTGAATTTGGGCAACGCGACACCACACACATAGTATATTTGGGTATGTAGGTGTGGGACCTCTACTTTGTAATGGCAGCATTAACAGACCATGTTTGTGCACTGTTTTGTCAGTTGACGGCGGTAGATGTCTTATTGGTTCACTATCAACTAAATGTTCAACATTTCATGTCATACTTCGTCTTTGAGCTCCTGCTTTGCGTTTTgggccaaaataaagaaaacatgtAATATACAGAATGAGATGTCTTCCAAGAAGATTGTGGAAAAAGGGTCAAATAAAATGGAATGTCAAAGTCGATTTGTGTTTTGCTGAATTACAAGTCTGATGGTTTAAAAAGTGAATCAAGTGACTCAGTTCAAGTTGATTCATTTGGACGTGTGTTATGAACAATATTCTTTATTGTACAATAGTATTACAAATACAGTTGCAAAGCTCTCAAAACAAAGGAaaacagtatatctacagtatatacatcaGTATATTGATTCAGGGGCACTGTTCTTCCAGATCACATATCTTGATTGAGACATCGCCTTTCCATGTGCAGTTCTCTCCATCTCATTGAGGAATGTTACAGGGCCTTGTTCATCCTGCTGCTGCCCACTCTACACAGTGCCAGTCTGTAATTGATAAGTACTAATCTGCCCAACTAAACTCCACCCCCAATAAAATGGAGACTGAATATTTTGATTCTTGGTGGACAGTGAGTACAAATGGGGATCAATGTGCCATGCTGTGCAGGTTTACAGATAAAAAAAGCTCAACATATACAGTATAGAATACTAGCTTATTAGTTCCAAACCTTTATTCAGGTTTTGCCCATGACCAAAAACATgacatacagttgatgtcggaagtttacatacaccttagtctcccccgttttcctccaaacataacaatggtcattatggccaaacagttctatttttccttcgtcagaccagaggacatttctccaaaaagtctgATCTtagtcctcatgtgcagttgcaaaccgtagtctggctttttatggcggttttggagcagtggctacttccttgctgagcggcctttcagattatgtcgatataagactcgttttactgtggatatagatacttttgtacctgttgccACCAGCAccttcacaagttcctttgctgttgttctgggattgattttcagtTTTCGCACCAAAAgtgcattcatctctaggagatgggacacgtctccttcctgagcggtatgatggctgcgtggtcccatggtgtttatacttgcacactattgtttgtacagatgaacgtggtaccttcaggcgtttggaaattgctcccaaggacgaaccagacttgtggaggtctacaaaaaaaatttTCGGAGCTCTTggctttcccatgatgtcaagcaaagaggcactgagtttgaaggtaggccttgaaattcatccacaggtacacctccaattgactcaaaggatgtcaattagcctatcagaagcttccaaagccatgacatcattttctggaatttttcaagctgtttcaaggcacagtcaacttagtgtatgtaaacttctgatccactggaattgtgacacagtcaattataagtgaaataatcggtctgtaaacaattgttggaacaatgacatgtgtcatgcacaaagtagatgtcctaaccgacttgccaaaactatagtttgttaacaagatatttgtggagtgggtgaaaaacaagttttaatgactcgaacataagtgtatgtaaacttccgacttccactGTACATGTAAGAAAATGCATGATGACTAAGCaggtacagtggcttgcaaaagtgtTCACCCCCCTtggaatttttcctattttgttgccttacaacttgGAATTTAATTCGATTTTTTTAAGGGTTTGTATCATTGGATTCATACAACATGCAtatcactttgaagatgcaaaatatgttttattgtgaaacaaacaagaaataagacaaaaaataaCAGAAAACGTGAGTGTTCATAACTATTcatcccccaaagtcaatactttgtctctttaagcttggcacatctagccactcggATGCCCACAccatttttgcccattcttcaaggcaaaactgctccagctccttcaagtcagatgggttccgctggtgtacagcaatctttaagtcataccacagattctcagttggattgaggtctgggctttgattaGGTCATTCCAAGCCATTTAaatatttccccttaaaccactta includes:
- the LOC135552071 gene encoding SH3 domain-binding glutamic acid-rich-like protein 3, which gives rise to MGVKLYYTTVTASREVKSQQAEVMRILESKSIQYELIDISVGGEVRDEMRSKAGNPTAVPPQIFNEDQYCGNYDMFSDAVEEDKVEQFLKMA